One region of Quercus lobata isolate SW786 chromosome 2, ValleyOak3.0 Primary Assembly, whole genome shotgun sequence genomic DNA includes:
- the LOC115975570 gene encoding cyclic nucleotide-gated ion channel 2-like: MPSYPNFHFSLSRCLGLRGRQNFTTSDSDNSSSSSSKSNNANNVNEDNPISNSVECYACTQVGVPVFHSTSCDRAHQPEWEAGAGSYLAPIKTRSRNPSRGGPPSGPFGRVLDPRSKRVQRWNRAFLLARGMALAVDPLFFYALSIGRGGEPCLYMDGGLAAIVTVLRTCVDAVHLCHLWLQFRVAYVSRESLVVGCGKLVWDARAIASHYVRSLKGFWFDAFVILPVPQAVFWLVVPRLIREEQIKVIMTILLLIFLFQYLPKVYHSIYLMRRMQKVTGYIFGTIWWGFGLNLIAYFIASHVAGGCWYVLAIQRVASCLQQQCERRDKCNLSLSCSEEVCYQFLVPTGTAGNPCGGNSTTMLRKPLCLDVNGPFHYGIYQWALPVISSNSVSVKILYPIFWGLMTLSTFGNDLEPTSHWLEVIFSIIIVLSGLMLFTLLIGNIQVFLHAVMAKKRKMQLRCRDMEWWMRRRQLPSRLRQRVRHFERQRWAIMGGEDEMEMIKDLPEGLRRDIKRYLCLDLVKKVPLFHNLDDLILDNICDRVKPLVFSKDEKIIREGDPVLRIMFIVRGRVKRSQSLSKGMVATSILEPGGFLGDELLSWCLRRPFMDRLPASSATFSCIESTEAFSLDSAHLRYITDHFRYKFGNERLKRTARYYSSNWRTWAAVIIQLGWRRYRMRTRGPMIPCATENGSSERRLLQYAAMFMSIRPHDHLE, encoded by the exons ATGCCTTCCTATCCCAACTTCCACTTTTCCCTCTCAAg ATGTCTTGGACTACGTGGTCGCCAGAATTTCACAACCAGTGACAGTgacaacagcagcagcagcagcagcaagaGCAACAACGCTAATAATGTGAACGAGGACAACCCCATTTCGAACTCCGTGGAATGCTACGCATGCACCCAAGTGGGCGTACCGGTGTTCCACTCGACGAGCTGCGACCGTGCCCACCAACCCGAGTGGGAGGCCGGAGCGGGTTCGTACCTAGCACCCATAAAGACCAGGAGCAGAaacccgagccgaggagggccACCGTCGGGACCATTCGGCCGAGTGTTGGACCCAAGGAGCAAGCGCGTGCAACGTTGGAACAGAGCGTTCTTGCTGGCACGGGGGATGGCGTTGGCGGTGGACCCGCTGTTCTTCTACGCGCTGTCGATAGGAAGAGGTGGGGAACCGTGCCTGTACATGGACGGTGGATTGGCGGCCATAGTGACGGTGCTCCGGACTTGCGTAGACGCGGTGCACCTCTGCCACCTGTGGCTGCAGTTTAGGGTGGCGTACGTGTCGAGGGAGTCGCTGGTTGTGGGATGCGGGAAACTGGTATGGGACGCACGTGCCATAGCTTCTCACTATGTTCGCTCTCTCAAGGGCTTTTGGTTCGACGCCTTCGTCATCCTCCCTGTCCCTCAG GCAGTATTTTGGTTAGTAGTACCGAGGTTGATAAGAGAAGAGCAGATTAAAGTGATAATGACAATACTTCTATTAATATTCTTGTTCCAATACCTCCCCAAGGTCTATCACAGCATTTATTTGATGAGAAGAATGCAAAAAGTCACAGGTTACATCTTTGGCACCATTTGGTGGGGTTTTGGCCTCAATCTTATTGCCTACTTCATTGCCTCTCAT GTTGCTGGAGGATGCTGGTATGTCCTTGCAATACAACGTGTAGCATCGTGCCTCCAGCAACAGTGTGAGAGAAGAGATAAGTGCAATCTCTCATTGTCTTGCTCCGAGGAGGTTTGTTACCAGTTTCTGGTACCTACAGGCACAGCTGGAAATCCATGTGGTGGTAACTCAACAACCATGCTCAGAAAGCCATTGTGCTTAGATGTTAATGGGCCATTCCATTATGGGATCTACCAGTGGGCTCTTCCAGTCATTTCTagtaactcagtttctgttaaGATCCTTTATCCCATATTTTGGGGCTTAATGACTCTCAG CACTTTCGGCAATGATCTTGAGCCCACAAGTCACTGGCTAGAAGTCATTTTCAGCATAATTATTGTACTTAGTGGCCTGATGCTCTTCACGTTGTTGATAGGGAATATCCAG GTATTCTTGCATGCAGTCATggcaaagaagagaaaaatgcaGCTGAGATGTCGAGACATGGAATGGTGGATGAGGCGGAGACAGTTGCCTTCTCGACTAAGACAAAGAGTTCGCCATTTTGAACGCCAAAGATGGGCAATTATGGGGGGAGAAGATGAGATGGAAATGATCAAAGACCTTCCTGAAGGTCTTCGAAGGGACATTAAGCGCTATCTCTGCCTAGACCTTGTAAAGAAG GTGCCACTCTTCCACAACTTGGATGATCTTATTCTTGACAACATCTGTGATCGGGTTAAGCCTCTTGTCTTCTCTAAAGACGAGAAG ATAATCAGAGAAGGAGATCCTGTACTGAGGATAATGTTCATTGTTCGTGGACGTGTAAAACGTAGTCAAAGCCTAAGCAAAGGCATGGTGGCCACAAGTATACTTGAACCTGGAGGATTTTTAGGTGATGAACTTCTCTCTTGGTGCCTTCGCCGCCCGTTTATGGATCGCCTTCCAGCTTCATCAGCAACATTTAGTTGCATTGAATCAACAGAAGCATTTAGCCTTGATTCTGCCCATCTTAGGTACATCACTGATCATTTCCGCTACAAATTTGGCAATGAGAGACTCAAGCGAACTGCGAGATATTACTCATCTAATTGGCGAACATGGGCTGCTGTGATTATACAATTAGGTTGGCGCAGGTACAGGATGAGGACCAGGGGTCCAATGATTCCTTGTGCCACTGAAAATGGAAGCAGTGAGAGAAGGCTTCTGCAGTATGCTGCAATGTTCATGTCGATAAGGCCACATGACCATCTAGAATAA